AGCCCCATATCAGTCGTGGTCACTAAATTCAGTCTAATACCAGCAAATCGACATAATTAAGTATTGCCTTTGATCAAGAGGAGAGAGGCGCGCAATTTCAGCAGGAGGCATCAATCAAAGACGAAAAGAATGAATCGAAATTGGCCTGCAATGCTTGTTGGTGAGCAGTTAATGAAGTATATACCCTACTTGTATTATATAAACAGAAATTATACTGAGAAAATCAAGTCAAGCAACCAAAGCTGACAAATCATATGTAAGTTGAATTGTAAATGCTAAAACAATCCTCAATTGTGTCACAGAAACAACCAGCATTCAGTATTTATTTTAGAGGTGGATATTCCAAGTCATACACATCTTGGTGAGAAATCATGTCAAAGTCTTCATCTTCCTCTACCATATCATAGTCTCCGTCTACCACTTCGTCGGAAACAATCACATCAAAGtcgtcctcttcttcttcttcctcctcctcttctttatTTTCCTCTTCCATCGCAATCTCTGGGTCTGTTTCACCGAAAAGATATTGCGTCATTCCATCCAAAGACAGTCTATGGTTCACTTTCCCGGGGCCCTTGTTTGTACTTATGAAACGCGAAGCTTCCTCGTATGACATTAAAGCATCCAAGCAAGCGTTGCGAACCTGAGTAGGATCAAGGTACGATTTGTCCCAGTCACTGTTTCTCACATTAGTAGGCTTCTCAGGCTTCCTAACCTTGATGAATTGATTAATGTCGATCGGATATGCCACGTCCAATTTATAGTGCTCCTCCAGCTTATCCTTGATGTATGTCATTCTCTCGCTAACAAACACACAACTCTTGCTGCCAAGATAGTTAACGATCGACTGCGGAACCTTGTCACAATCCTTAAACTGAAAGACAAGACATTTATAACCATTCCCACCACCCTCGTCGAGGGAAAAATATTTTGTTCCGGGAGAGCGTTGGACGGTGCAGAACTGCAAAGTGGAAGGGCGAGTATGATCTCCTGTCAAGGATTTGCAACGCCATTCTATGTCGAGTCCTATGATGTTAATATTGTCGTCACGGCTTCGCATGCATCCTACCCAAGAATCCACTATTTCGGGTTTTCTGGTGACCAAGGTTTTGATGGTGGTGCTGCCAAAAACCACGTCGTAAAGCTGGTGGCTGTCTCTGTACTTCACTGATCTAATGGAAGATTTGGTATCTGCATGGGAGAGGCCATCCCTATCTACGGAATGAAAGAGAACATGTTATGATACAAGCTtaagaaatattttaaaaaaaaatggcacccaaatcaaattacaaaaaaaaaagaaaagaaaaagatcataAATCACGAAACAAACAGGTTCCATAAAACCTTAAAATTATGAAGGAACCATCTGAATTCTGCATGAGAAAAACCATAATACCAAAGAGTATCaacaaattagagagagaaagaggagtacctggttgagagagagagagagagagagagagacgctGTTAAATCAATCTCACAGAagtgtactttctcaaaagccaaAGGAAGGAAAGCTGTCTTTGAGCTTGCAT
The nucleotide sequence above comes from Malus sylvestris chromosome 16, drMalSylv7.2, whole genome shotgun sequence. Encoded proteins:
- the LOC126607758 gene encoding uncharacterized protein LOC126607758, which encodes MTRREYLRGNLNDLNKSKTTRVPIWTLDFDRDGLSHADTKSSIRSVKYRDSHQLYDVVFGSTTIKTLVTRKPEIVDSWVGCMRSRDDNINIIGLDIEWRCKSLTGDHTRPSTLQFCTVQRSPGTKYFSLDEGGGNGYKCLVFQFKDCDKVPQSIVNYLGSKSCVFVSERMTYIKDKLEEHYKLDVAYPIDINQFIKVRKPEKPTNVRNSDWDKSYLDPTQVRNACLDALMSYEEASRFISTNKGPGKVNHRLSLDGMTQYLFGETDPEIAMEEENKEEEEEEEEEDDFDVIVSDEVVDGDYDMVEEDEDFDMISHQDVYDLEYPPLK